One Novipirellula caenicola DNA segment encodes these proteins:
- a CDS encoding DUF1559 domain-containing protein, whose amino-acid sequence MQANRFQRRGSHPASSIPKRDAFTLVELLVVIAIIGVLVGLLLPAVQAAREAARSMQCSNNLKQIGLGLHNYASTYNGVFPNNGYSWPNGYPSDYSPFAKVLPFLEQASLQDLIDFDIYMGHPAVADLPAGLHEAASTRVPTYECPSDINATEHGLTMPSGASIQIAGTSYAMNQGSGLDGIFHPGNGTKSDGLCWIDAKVGFRDILDGTSNTIVFAETLMGGGIDQATATPLMDPDFYRAATSAADTTVAELSDSGNIADVQSYITAWNGDRNHYWLRGSVPNGPVINGRLSPNSPIPDMVRGSSKITAARSNHTGLVKVCLADGSVRTVTDSIDRTVWHASWTRYGREVKTVSSE is encoded by the coding sequence ATGCAGGCCAATCGTTTCCAGCGCCGCGGATCGCATCCCGCCTCTTCGATCCCCAAACGGGATGCGTTCACACTTGTCGAGCTGTTGGTGGTGATCGCGATCATTGGCGTATTGGTCGGGCTGCTATTGCCTGCGGTTCAAGCCGCTCGCGAAGCCGCACGTTCGATGCAGTGCAGCAACAACTTGAAACAGATTGGGCTGGGGCTGCACAACTACGCGTCCACCTACAACGGTGTGTTTCCGAACAACGGCTACTCGTGGCCCAATGGCTATCCAAGCGATTACTCGCCGTTTGCTAAAGTGCTGCCGTTCCTCGAGCAAGCGAGCTTGCAAGATTTGATCGATTTCGACATCTACATGGGGCACCCAGCGGTGGCCGACTTGCCAGCGGGACTTCACGAAGCGGCCAGCACCCGTGTGCCGACCTACGAATGCCCCAGCGACATCAATGCGACTGAGCATGGATTGACGATGCCCTCGGGTGCATCGATTCAGATCGCCGGCACCAGCTATGCAATGAATCAAGGCAGCGGACTCGATGGCATCTTTCACCCAGGCAACGGTACAAAGTCAGACGGATTGTGCTGGATCGATGCCAAGGTGGGATTCCGAGACATCTTGGATGGAACCAGCAACACGATCGTGTTCGCTGAAACGCTGATGGGCGGTGGGATTGATCAAGCCACTGCGACTCCGCTGATGGATCCCGACTTTTACCGCGCAGCCACATCGGCGGCGGACACCACCGTGGCGGAGCTTTCTGATTCGGGAAACATCGCCGACGTGCAAAGCTACATCACCGCATGGAACGGCGACCGGAATCATTATTGGCTGCGAGGCAGCGTTCCCAACGGACCGGTCATTAACGGCCGGTTGAGTCCCAATAGTCCAATCCCAGATATGGTCCGCGGTTCGTCAAAGATCACGGCCGCTCGCAGCAACCACACCGGATTGGTGAAGGTTTGTTTGGCCGATGGCAGCGTTCGCACCGTCACCGATTCCATCGATCGCACCGTCTGGCACGCCAGCTGGACGCGCTATGGCCGCGAAGTCAAAACGGTTTCCTCGGAATGA
- a CDS encoding ABC transporter ATP-binding protein — protein MNHDCQSAPLLVERVSKTYRQSAAEVHALRDVSLCVESGKFVAIMGASGSGKSTLLHLMSGLTRPTSGSIRIDGQDLASLSDRRLTHFRRQRIGIVFQAFNLIPSLTAYDNILFPLYAAGIKSIDDAAVCELADQLGLSDRLGQRPDALSGGEQQRVAIARSLITNPAILFADEPTGSLDSVTGESLCKLLRDLCDQQQRTMVIVTHEPSVAVWADEVVVLKDGMLVQRFATSGHEDAQSLAAHYQEIVRQPPLLVETGGTV, from the coding sequence ATGAACCACGATTGCCAATCGGCTCCGTTGCTTGTCGAGCGCGTCTCAAAGACGTATCGTCAGAGTGCAGCGGAGGTGCATGCCCTTCGCGATGTCAGCCTCTGTGTCGAGTCCGGCAAATTCGTAGCCATCATGGGAGCAAGCGGTTCAGGCAAAAGCACCTTGCTGCATCTGATGAGCGGACTGACTCGGCCGACCAGCGGTTCCATTCGTATCGACGGCCAAGACCTTGCGTCGCTTTCGGATCGTCGCCTGACACACTTTCGTCGCCAGCGGATTGGGATCGTTTTTCAAGCATTCAACCTGATCCCGTCGCTCACCGCGTATGACAACATCCTGTTCCCACTGTACGCCGCCGGCATCAAATCCATCGATGACGCGGCGGTGTGTGAGTTGGCGGACCAGCTGGGGCTGTCCGACCGACTCGGCCAGCGACCCGATGCGCTTAGCGGCGGCGAACAGCAACGTGTCGCGATTGCCCGATCGCTGATCACAAATCCCGCCATCCTGTTTGCGGATGAACCGACCGGCAGTCTCGATTCTGTCACCGGCGAATCGCTTTGCAAGCTGCTGCGTGATTTGTGCGACCAACAGCAACGGACGATGGTCATCGTGACCCACGAGCCGAGCGTGGCGGTATGGGCCGACGAGGTTGTCGTATTGAAGGATGGGATGTTGGTTCAACGGTTTGCGACGAGTGGTCACGAGGATGCCCAGTCGTTGGCAGCCCACTACCAAGAAATCGTCCGTCAGCCACCCCTGCTGGTCGAAACAGGGGGCACTGTATAG